In Magnolia sinica isolate HGM2019 chromosome 12, MsV1, whole genome shotgun sequence, a single genomic region encodes these proteins:
- the LOC131220749 gene encoding uncharacterized protein LOC131220749, which translates to MDYERIDKVQTGVISPSKLRLKLLGSPNRRRKEGGSNSSRTSPSKLEDAEFANNSLLAAENEDFHVQGSALDVVPLPISGDGASNAIQGNQTGSCSMDIQFREISNAGRVKVQKNPKGVANQVQFSSNSRTVHPVKHLEEDSADYDSGVDNASTSSFEFHKGERTLHNPMVGPFSRPVPSKWNDAEKWIMNRQIAHPNVPKKTIFQSQANRQATVNWTRVAPDSMVTDQRDSVAQVADTKRIDSCQPSTQIGLEKFSFTGPRQTSGPTKGMDRLTDQCPGDDGVITLTKDWKEENHIADTTTVPSVRSVSMRDMGTEMTPMTSQEPSRTGTPVGATTPIRSPVSSIPSTPRRGAPAPSPAEAATDDELGRQEKKELSEKELQEKTRREIVALGVQLGKMNIAAWASKEEKENTNVLNEAVDAEQLQKLEFENRAAAWEEAEKSKHMARYKREEIKIQAWEYHQRAKLEAEIKRTEAHAEQTRSHAQEKMMNKLAITRQRSEEKRAAAEARKNQEAMRTVQQADYIRQTGRIPSSHFLCCKCFP; encoded by the exons ATGGATTATGAGAGGATTGACAAGGTTCAG ACGGGTGTGATTTCTCCGAGTAAATTGAGGCTGAAACTCTTAGGATCCCCCAACCgtagaagaaaggaaggagggaGCAATTCATCTCGAACATCTCCTTCCAAGCTTGAGGATGCGGAGTTTGCGAATAATAGCTTATTAGCAGCCGAAAATGAGGACTTCCATGTGCAAG GTTCTGCTCTTGATGTGGTTCCACTTCCCATATCCGGCGATGGGGCGTCCAACGCCATCCAAGGCAATCAGACAGGTTCCTGTTCAATGGATATTCAGTTTAGAGAAATCAGCAACGCGGGCCGTGTTAAAGTCCAAAAAAATCCAAAGGGTGTCGctaatcaagttcaattcagcAGTAACTCGAGAACGGTTCACCCCGTGAAGCATCTCGAAGAAGACAGTGCTGATTATGACAGTGGCGTTGACAATGCCAGTACATCTAGCTTCGAGTTTCATAAAGGGGAGAGGACTCTACACAATCCCATGGTGGGACCCTTCTCGCGGCCCGTCCCATCGAAGTGGAATGATGCAGAGAAATGGATCATGAATCGACAGATCGCGCATCCAAATGTTCCCAAGAAGACCATCTTTCAAAGTCAAGCAAATCGACAAGCAACTGTGAATTGGACGAGGGTCGCTCCAGATTCAATGGTTACAGACCAAAGGGATTCTGTTGCACAGGTTGCAGATACTAAGCGGATCGACTCTTGTCAGCCCTCAACGCAAATCGGATTGGAGAAGTTCTCTTTCACAGGGCCACGTCAAACTTCTGGGCCCACGAAAGGGATGGACAGATTAACGGATCAATGTCCTGGCGATGATGGTGTAATTACTCTGACAAAAGATTGGAAGGAAGAAAATCACATTGCAGACACTAcca CTGTGCCTTCTGTAAGGTCAGTTTCAATGAGAGATATGGGAACTGAAATGACCCCCATGACAAGCCAAGAGCCTTCAAGGACTGGAACTCCTGTCGGAGCCACGACACCCATCCGCAGCCccgtttcatccataccgtcaaCTCCCAGAAGGGGAGCACCAGCCCCCTCCCCTGCAGAGGCTGCTACAGATGATGAGTTAGGCCGTCAAGAGAAAAAGGAACTGTCCGAGAAAGAATTACAGGAGAAAACGAGGAGAGAGATCGTTGCTCTTGGTGTACAGCTAGGTAAGATGAACATTGCCGCTTGGGCGagtaaagaagagaaggaaaacaCTAATGTTTTGAATGAGGCTGTTGATGCGGAGCAGCTTCAGAAGCTTGAATTCGAAAACCGAGCGGCAGCATGGGAGGAAGCTGAGAAATCTAAACACATGGCCAG ATACAAACGCGAAGAGATTAAGATTCAAGCATGGGAGTATCACCAGAGAGCGAAATTGGAAGCCGAAATTAAGAGAACAGAG GCCCATGCGGAACAAACAAGATCTCATGCTCAAGAGAAGATGATGAACAAGCTTGCAATCACAAGGCAACGGTCAGAGGAAAAGCGAGCCGCAGCTGAAGCCAGGAAGAATCAGGAGGCGATGAGAACAGTTCAGCAAGCAGACTACATCCGCCAAACGGGCCGCATCCCATCATCCCATTTCCTCTGCTGTAAATGTTTCCCGTAA